One Bombyx mori chromosome 28, ASM3026992v2 DNA segment encodes these proteins:
- the serpin-32 gene encoding serine protease inhibitor 32 precursor, whose amino-acid sequence MWKIALTLAVVVTSAPLDNADYSSINTFALRLLDHTYAFQEAFGVKNIAISPLSIWSVFSLLAEGSSGDTFMELLNALQLPNDLAATQTLHLAARGIFKSTSRDLILKGQSVMLSDCSLEIHPEFCELANLYSTDIYTVDPRNTTKLAADINYWICLATEGRILNSVKPQDLENLRMVLVDALYFKANWKYPFDPTQTKEEAFYNSQGQVVGSVNMMYHKAPHNLADSPRIGAQVLEMTYGKDEEFSMLILVPFDGMPIKKLLNNLATQPMDWLEDFRLDDPPKVDCYVPRFKISSQSDMVTPLKYTGIHSIFDGQKAELPGVSTSPLFVSSAIQNVDLEVTEEGTVAAVATVVGLEDRILGPRIEVNKEFVFLIVDRRTNLIVFSGVYGDPTTV is encoded by the coding sequence ATGTGGAAGATTGCGTTGACCTTGGCGGTCGTCGTTACATCCGCGCCTCTCGACAATGCGGACTATTCGTCTATAAACACATTCGCATTGCGACTATTGGATCACACTTATGCGTTTCAAGAAGCATTTGGCGTTAAAAACATTGCAATATCACCCCTATCGATTTGGAGCGTGTTCTCGTTGCTGGCGGAGGGTTCGTCTGGAGACACGTTCATGGAATTGCTAAACGCTTTGCAATTACCGAACGATTTAGCCGCGACGCAAACGCTCCATCTGGCCGCCCGCGGTATCTTCAAGTCTACGTCCAGAGACCTTATCCTGAAGGGTCAATCGGTCATGCTCTCCGATTGCTCATTGGAGATCCACCCGGAGTTCTGTGAGCTCGCTAATCTGTACAGCACGGATATATACACGGTCGACCCGAGAAACACGACCAAACTTGCGGCCGATATAAATTATTGGATATGCTTGGCGACAGAAGGAAGAATACTGAATTCGGTTAAACCGCAAGATTTGGAGAACTTAAGGATGGTCCTTGTTGATGCGTTGTATTTTAAAGCGAATTGGAAGTATCCTTTCGATCCGACCCAGACGAAGGAAGAAGCGTTTTATAATTCCCAAGGACAAGTCGTTGGTTCTGTCAATATGATGTACCACAAAGCACCGCACAACCTAGCGGATTCCCCACGAATCGGCGCTCAAGTCTTAGAAATGACTTACGGAAAAGACGAAGAATTTTCAATGCTGATCCTTGTGCCTTTCGACGGAATGCCAATCAAGAAGCTGCTAAACAACTTGGCAACACAGCCGATGGATTGGCTCGAAGACTTCAGACTTGATGACCCCCCAAAAGTGGACTGCTACGTTCCACGTTTTAAAATATCATCGCAATCGGACATGGTAACTCCTCTAAAATACACAGGGATACATTCTATATTCGATGGGCAGAAAGCCGAGTTACCGGGGGTGTCTACAAGTCCGCTCTTTGTGTCATCGGCGATCCAGAACGTAGATTTGGAAGTTACAGAAGAGGGTACCGTGGCGGCTGTGGCCACCGTGGTCGGATTAGAAGACAGGATATTAGGGCCCAGGATCGAGGTGAATAAAGAGTTCGTCTTTCTGATCGTGGACAGAAGGACAAACTTAATAGTGTTCTCTGGCGTCTACGGCGACCCTACAACTGTTTAG